DNA sequence from the Actinomycetota bacterium genome:
GCGATGTCAGCGGTCTTTGTCGCCTACGTGTTCGCCGCGTTCATGGCCAAGCCCGACTGGGGCGAAGTCCTGCAAGCCACCTTCATCCCGCGCTTCATAGGAACGCGCGCGTTCGTCATGCTCGTCATCGCGACAGTAGGCACCACGATCGCTCCGTGGATGCAGTTCTTCGTGCAGTCCAACATGGTCGACAAGGGCGTGAGCGCCAAGGAGCTCACCTACCAGCGCATCGACGTGGTGACCGGCGCGGTGTTGGCCAACGTCATCGCGTGGTTCATCATCGTCACGACCGGAACCGTGCTTCACCCGGCGGGTATCCAGATCGAGGACGCGGCCTCGGCAGCGGCCGCACTCGCCCCGGTAGCCGGCGCATACGCGCAGGGGCTCTTCGCGATAGGCCTGCTATCGGCGTCACTGCTGGCTGCCTGCGTACTCCCTCTCACGGCGTCCTACGCCATCTGCGAGGCGTTCGGCTGGGAAGCCGGCCTCGACCGGTCCTGGTCCGAGGCTCCGATGTTCAACGGCATCTACACGTTCGTCATCGCGTTCGGCGCGGCGGTGATCCTGCTGCCCGACCTCCCGCTTATCTCCATCATGGTGTTCTCCCAGGCGGTGAACGGTGTGTTGCTGCCGTTCCTCCTCCTCTTCATGATCCGCATCGTCAACGACCGCCGGGTTATGGGACGATACGTCAACGGGCCTATCTACAACATCCTCACATGGACGACGGTGCTTGTGGTGCTAGGCCTTACGGGGGCGCTCGTCGTCATGACGGTCATGGGGTGGACGTGACAACGAAGTCCGAGATTCGCGAGCTGGCATGCGCTGCGCGCCGGTCGATACCTGCCGAGGAGCGTGCTCTGCGCGCTGCCGCGGCGTGCGGGCGGCTCGTTGGCCTGCCCGAAGTCCACGACGCACGCGTCGTCCTTGGCTACCTGGCCACGACCGACGAGATCGACCCCGCGCGCTGTCTGAAGTCGCTGGGCGATCGCGGCGTTCTTGTGAGCTACCCCCGCATCGCCGGGGCTGGCGCGCTCACGATCCATGTCCCGTTGGCCTCTGATGACCTCGAATCCGGACCCCACGGCATCCGGCAACCCTACATCGATGCCCCGAAGGTCGATCCCGACAACGTCGACATCATCATCGTGCCGGGCGTCGCATTCGATGTGACCGGAGAGCGCGTGGGTTACGGCGGCGGCTACTACGACCGGCTCCTCCCGCACACCTCGCGTGCGCTCAGGATAGCGCTCGCGTTCGACGAGCAGATCGTCGCCGAGATCCCTCACGAACCTCACGACGAGCACGTCGACATCGTCGTGACCCCCACCAGGGTGATCAGGGCCGATGGGTCGCAGGGCTAGTCGTACAGCTCGTCGAGGGTCACGAACGTGTAGCCCTGCTTCTTGAGATTGTGGATGATCCAAGGCAGCGCCCGAATCGTGTCCTCCCGGTCGCCTCCGCCATCATGCAGAAGGATAACGGCACCGGGCTTGACGGTCTTGCGCACCGATCGCGCGATCGGCCCCGGCTTGGATGCCCGCCAGTCCTGCGGGTCCACCGACCACGTGATGACCCTGAGCTTCACCTTGCGCGCCTCCGACGCCACGTACGGTCCGACGCTACCCGCGGGGGGTCGGAACCACTTCGGCGTGACGTCCACGACCTCCCGGATCGTCCTTTGTGCCCTGCGGATCTCGTTGCGCACCATCTGCTCGCTCGCACGTCCGAGCAGCTTGTGGGTATCGGAATGATTGCCGATCTCGTGACCCTCTTTGGCTACGCGACGCGCGATCGAAGGATACTTGCGAACGCGCGACCCTAGCATGAAGAACGTCGCCTTCACTTCCTCGGCCTTCAGGATGTCGAGGATCTTCCCGGTCTGGCCCTTCCAAGGACCGTCGTCGAAGGTGAGTGCGACGACTTTGCGGCCGTTCGATGGACTGCTGCGCTGGATGATGAGCGGCAGCGGCTCCTGCTCGACCGTGCTCGTGACGACGTTCCCCGATATCTCGCCGACAACCAGGCGCCGAATACCCACCGCGCCAGGCTGCTTGACCTCACAAAGCGCACCCGTCCCGGTGAACTCGACCGGGATGGGAATCGGCGAGCTCGTGGTGACGACGGTCTCGGTCGTGTTGGCTCCGTCGACGCTGCCGATGCGATCGCCGGCGAAGACGGGAGCGTCGGGATCGAGCCAAGCGCCGTCGCGCACAAGCGCGACCAGCTCGCCCTGGCCAGCACGCAGAAGGGCCCCGTTGACGCTCACAAGGTCCCCAGGACTCGCTTCGCAGAGAGCGTCTGTGGCGATCGCCGCAGCCGTGATGCCCGCAGGTACCTGCCGAACCCGACCGTCAACGACGATTCCGATGGAACCGAACGCAGGGAGTGCAACCGCTGCTGCAGAGGCGAGCACGAGCGCGCCAAGGAGCACGACCGGCCACGACAGAACCGGCAGTATGCGAGATGCCTTGTCGGAAGAGTTGCTCATCACGTTCCGCTCAGTGCGAGATGCGTGCCATTCGGCCACCCGTCATCCGGGCAAGGTCATCGCGAGGAATGCGGACCATGGAAGACGGCGTGCCGGCTGCGGGATAGACGACATCGAACCGCTTGAGAGAATCGTCGATAAGCACCGTGAGATCCGTGGGAAGATCGAAGGGCGACACGCCACCGATAGCGTAGCCGGTGGCTTCGCGCACGGTGTCGGCGTCCGCGAAGCCAGCCTTCTCGCCCCCGGTCTCGGACGCGATCGCACCGCTGTCGCCGCGCCGGTCTCCCGCCACGAGCGCGAGCACGGGCGTCGCATCCACCACAAACACAAGGGACTTCACGATCTGCCCCAGTTCGCAGCTCATGGCATCGGCCGCCATCTGCGCAGTCTTCGTGGACTGCTCAAAGTGCACGATCTCCTCGGCGAGTCCGTGTGATGCCAGGAAGTCACGCACACGATCGGCAGAGCCTCGCTTCTTTGGCTCCGATAAAGGATTGTCGGTCACGGGTTCCTCCTACCAGGGTCAGGCTTGATCGACGGGCGACGGCACGCGACGCGGGTGGCCGAGCGGGATCCTGAGCGTCTGCAGGACCGCCTCGAGATTCTCCGTCCACGTCGCCAAGGAGCGCAAGTCTAGCTGGAGCAACGGGTACTCGGGATGCGGCCGGGCGACGGTGAACCCGTGTCTCAGCAGGAACTCCATACCCATGACCGGAGAGCGGATCATGTCGTCGCGACGCGTGGTCGCGTACGCCTGCACCGACTTCTCGCCCCGGAGCGAGAGATCGCGAAGCGCAGCTTGCAGCAGCACCCGTCCAAGACCATGCTGACGGGCGTCATCGCGGATGTGGATGCACGCAAGCAGAGGCACATCCGGCGCCGCGGGCCCCGCCGGCATCCGGGTGGCCTGTGGAAACGCGCACGCCGGTGCATACTTGATGAAGCCAAGGACCTGGTCGTCTTCGCAAGCGATTCGGCCGACCTCGCCCCACTCCATGGTCGTGTCCAAGTACCACTGACGCAGCATGTCCACGTCACACGCCGCTCCGCAGCGAATCTCGAGTCGCCGGGGCGTCTCCCAGAAGACGCAGCCCGTACACTCGCAGGGCAGATCGCCGATATGCTCGAGCCCCAGCGGCCTCAGTCTGCGCGCCATCGCCGCATCAGTCCTCTTCGTCTGCGGACATGGCGTCTCTTGCCGCCCGCCCGAACGCCTTCAGCCTGCCGACCGCTCGCTTCCCGAGCTTGCTGCTGCTCGCGACTTTGACAGCCGCTCTGCCGGCGGCGACGGTCTTCTTCGCAACCTCCTCGGCGGTCACCTTGGCAACGGCCGCCGAAGTCCCCGCTCGGCGGGCCATGCCGCCACTGTACTCGGCCTTGTGCACCGCATCATCGACCACAACGTGCTCGCCGTCGAACCGCTGTACCTGGTCGCCACCGATCTCCTGACGCCCGATCGCCACATCCGCGCCCATGCCCCCGGTGAGGGCCAGGCGCTTCACGCGGCCGTCCATCTTGGAGAAGCGCACATCACGCACGCAGCCGGCCGCCTCACCCGACTCGCTGCGAACGGGCATACCTGCCCAGATGACGGTATTCTCCCAGTTCGCTCCGATCTTCTTGGCCGCCGCCGCATTGGACGCCGGACGCGCCGAGAACAGACGCAGCGACTTCTTGGCGACCTCGACATCCGCGAGAGCGACGAAGCACGGACGACGGGGGATGACATAGAGGTACGGCTCGGGCTGGATCTCGAACCCGACGACCCGCGGCTCCGACGGATGAAAGAGCACATGCGTCACGGAGCCGAATCTCTTGCCTTTGGGGTTGCGAACGGGCTCGCCGGTCACGCTCTGCACGTCGGGCACTGGATCACCTCCTTCACGTAGCATAGACGACGGGCCGACCCCCGGTGGGATCGACCCGTCAGTCGATGCTCGTACTTATGGCTAGGCTTCGGGCGCTACGTCGGCAACGTCGGGCTTGCCACCGGCCTTGTCGCCCACGAAGTTGAGGGCCTCTTGCGCCTTCTTCTCCGCCGCATCGATGCCGGTCCTCGCGACTTCAGCGGCCTTGCCTGCGGCCTCCTTGACAGCCGGAACGGTCTCGCTGACCTTGGTCTTTGCCGTCTCGGACGCGCTGTCGACCTGCTCCTTCAACCGGTCGCGCGCGTGATCGATCTTCTCGCGCAGCTCCTCGGTCTTCTCGGTCGCCACATCGCGACCGGTCTCGTAGAGGTCCTTGCTCTTGGTCACGCCGGTCTCGTACAGGTCCTTGCTCTTGGTCACGCCGGTGTCGTAGAGCTCCTTGCCCTCGGACCAGTACTTGTTCGCGGCCTCGGCAAGCATCTCGCGATTCTCTTTGCCGGAACGCGGCGCGAACAGCAGTCCCAGAGCAGCTCCGATGACTCCGCCAAGCAGGAATGCGCCAAGCACGCCCCCGCCACGCCTGTAGTCGTGCATAGTCGTGCACCTCCATCTCGAGGCCATCAGTTCATCACATGTTGCGTAAGAGATATGTACCCAATCACGCGCTCTCACTGGAACGTTCGAGCGCGGCGCGTATCAACCGTTCTACCACATCTTGGAATGACATGCCCGCCGCTTCGGCCGCCATCGGCAGAAGCGAGGTCTCGGTCATGCCCGGCGAAGTGTTGCACTCAAGGACGTACGGGACTCCGTCTCCGCCCACGACCATGTCCACACGCGAGACGTCACGACATCCAAGCAGCGCGTGTACCCGTCGGGCAATGCGCTCGACCTCCTCGGCCACACCGGGCTCCAGCCGCGCGGGAACGAAATAGTCGGTCTCGCCGGCCGTATACATCGCCGAGAAGTCAAAGAGTCCCGACTTCGCTTCGATCTCGACGGGCGGCAGAACGACATGCCCGTCGGTGCCCTCGGGCCCGTCCAGAACCGACACGGCCAGCACGCAACCGTCGACCCACTTCTCCACGAGCGCCGCGTCGCCGTACGAGAGTGCGGAGAGCAGCGCTTCGGGCAGTGCTTCGGCGTCGTCGACCTTCGCGAGCCCAAGCGCCGAGCCTTGCTTCGACGGCTTCACCGCCAGCGGGAACCCCCCGACCTCGCCGGGCACGAGATCGAGCGCTGTCGCCGCCCCCATCTCCTTGAAGGCGTCGGTCGTGAGCGTCACCCACGCCGGCGTCGGGATGTTGTCCTGCACGAACAGGCGTTTCGCCACCGACTTGTCCCACGCGAGCGCAGACGACGTCACTCCCGGCCCCGTGTACGGTATGCCAAGGAATTCCAGCAGTTCCTGGATCGTGCCGTCTTCGCCGTTCTTGCCGTGCAGCGCGATGTAGCACGCGTCGGGCCGCTCGGCGCGGAGCGTGTCGGTGAGTTCGGGGGTCACATCGAGGGGAAGCACCTTGTAGCCGAGGGCGGTCAGCGCATCACACACTCGCTGTCCGCTCTTCAGCGACACTTCGCGCTCCAGCGAGCGCCCTCCCATCAGCACCGCGATCTTCTCGCGACTCATGCCGCTCCCTCCTCGGCAGGCTGGATCGCACCTGCTGCGATGAACGCACGATAGAGTTCGAGCCGGTCCTCCAACACCTCGGCCAACCTGCGGATTCCCTCCCAGATGGCCTCCGGTTCAGCGTAGCAGAAGGCCAGCCGCATCGAGTTGCGTCCGCGCCCGTCGGGGTAGAACGCCTCGCCGGGCACGAAGGTGACCCCATGCTCGACAGCCTCGGCCAGCATCGCCTTCGTGTCCAGGAACTCCGGCAGCGTGACCCAGACGAAGAACCCGCCCTCGGGGCGCGTCCAGTGCGCCTCGGCTGGGAAGTACTCGTCGAGGGCGCCGAGCATCGCGTCGCGTCTCTCGGCGTAGGCGCGCGTGAGGCCCTGCAGGACCTTGCGCCACCGCGTACCCGCGAAGTAGCGCTCTGCGGTGACCTGGGCGAACGCCGAGCCACAGAGATCGGCGGCCTGTTTCACGAGCAGCACCTTCGCCAGTATCGGCCGAGGAGCCGCCATCCAGCCGAGCCGCAACCCCGGCGCAAAGATCTTGGAGAACGTGCCCAGGTAGATGACCTCATCGTCGAGCGCACGCAGCGGCATGTTGTGGCCGCCCTCGAATCGCAAGCGGCCGTAGGGATCGTCCTCCACGACCGGGATGTCGTACTCCTGCGCGAGTTCGAGCAGCCGACGGCGACGCTCAGCGGTGAGCGTGACGCCGCCGGGATTCTGGAAGTTCGGGATCGTGTAGATGAACTTCGCGCCGCGCGGTCCGAGCAGCCGCAGTTCGGCCTCAAGCAGATCCATGCGCATGCCGTGTTCGTCCATCTCGATGCAACGCACGTCGGGCTGGTAGGCCGAGAACGCCTGGAGCGCGCCAACGTACGTCGGACCCTCGGCGATGATGACGTCGCCTGGATCGATGAAAGTCTTCGCGAGCAGGTCGAGCCCCTGCTGAGCACCGGCCGTGACGATAAGGTCGTCGACCTGAAGCCGCACGCCGATCTCGGCCATGAGCTCGACGATAGTCTGGCGCAACTCCACGCGGCCCTCGCTGCTACCGTACTGCAGCGCCTGGGCGCCGGCATGGATGACCGCACCGTGGGCGGCGTCGGCCGCCGCGTGCGCGGGCACGCGGCCCACGTCCGGCATGCCGCCGGAGAAGCTGATCATGTCAGGACGGCTCGCTGCTGCGAACAGATCGCGCACTGCGCTGCTGCGCACGGCGCCTATCCGCTCCGCGTAGCGGCCCTCCCACCGGTCGAACACGACTCTTGCGGTACCCATCGACCTCACCCCTGCCTGCCAAGGACCGCCACTTGCGGCCCTCTCGCCTGCCACCGTGGGCGGCAGGCTCCCGGAGAAACAAAACGACCCCTTCGCTGATAGGGCGAGGGGCCGGTCGCGGTACCACCTATCTTCGTCCGCCTGCGCCCTTGCAGCGCTTGGCGAACCTCAATTGCCGGGATACCGGTCCGGCTCCGACCCGCTTCCGGTGGCACTACTGCGTGCCGCCCTGGCGAGGGACCTCTGGAGGGGTGGCCGGGCTGATGGTGCCCTCTTCCCTCACGTCCGTGGTGTTGCCTATTCGCCTTCGCGTGCTGCGAAGGTTAGGCGTGAGAATAGCACCGGGGCCGCAAGCAGGTCAAACGTGGCGTTCGCGACGCAAGCGCGTCACGGTCATGTCACGGTCGCAGCGCTTCCATGTCGAAGGTGTCAAAGAACGGGTTGAGTACGACGACGCCCTCCGCATCGAAGCCG
Encoded proteins:
- a CDS encoding Nramp family divalent metal transporter; amino-acid sequence: MTAPKTRTRILLLLSVVGPGLIAASAGNDSGGISTYSVAGAQFGYATLWMIFVMTFSLAVVQETAARMGAVTGKGFAALIRERFGVRLTLFAMACLLASNAATSVAEFAGIAASMELFGVTKYISVPIGAVVVWLLVVRGSYRNVEKVFLAMSAVFVAYVFAAFMAKPDWGEVLQATFIPRFIGTRAFVMLVIATVGTTIAPWMQFFVQSNMVDKGVSAKELTYQRIDVVTGAVLANVIAWFIIVTTGTVLHPAGIQIEDAASAAAALAPVAGAYAQGLFAIGLLSASLLAACVLPLTASYAICEAFGWEAGLDRSWSEAPMFNGIYTFVIAFGAAVILLPDLPLISIMVFSQAVNGVLLPFLLLFMIRIVNDRRVMGRYVNGPIYNILTWTTVLVVLGLTGALVVMTVMGWT
- a CDS encoding 5-formyltetrahydrofolate cyclo-ligase codes for the protein MTTKSEIRELACAARRSIPAEERALRAAAACGRLVGLPEVHDARVVLGYLATTDEIDPARCLKSLGDRGVLVSYPRIAGAGALTIHVPLASDDLESGPHGIRQPYIDAPKVDPDNVDIIIVPGVAFDVTGERVGYGGGYYDRLLPHTSRALRIALAFDEQIVAEIPHEPHDEHVDIVVTPTRVIRADGSQG
- a CDS encoding polysaccharide deacetylase family protein, which encodes MSNSSDKASRILPVLSWPVVLLGALVLASAAAVALPAFGSIGIVVDGRVRQVPAGITAAAIATDALCEASPGDLVSVNGALLRAGQGELVALVRDGAWLDPDAPVFAGDRIGSVDGANTTETVVTTSSPIPIPVEFTGTGALCEVKQPGAVGIRRLVVGEISGNVVTSTVEQEPLPLIIQRSSPSNGRKVVALTFDDGPWKGQTGKILDILKAEEVKATFFMLGSRVRKYPSIARRVAKEGHEIGNHSDTHKLLGRASEQMVRNEIRRAQRTIREVVDVTPKWFRPPAGSVGPYVASEARKVKLRVITWSVDPQDWRASKPGPIARSVRKTVKPGAVILLHDGGGDREDTIRALPWIIHNLKKQGYTFVTLDELYD
- a CDS encoding YbaK/EbsC family protein, whose amino-acid sequence is MTDNPLSEPKKRGSADRVRDFLASHGLAEEIVHFEQSTKTAQMAADAMSCELGQIVKSLVFVVDATPVLALVAGDRRGDSGAIASETGGEKAGFADADTVREATGYAIGGVSPFDLPTDLTVLIDDSLKRFDVVYPAAGTPSSMVRIPRDDLARMTGGRMARISH
- a CDS encoding GNAT family N-acetyltransferase, translating into MARRLRPLGLEHIGDLPCECTGCVFWETPRRLEIRCGAACDVDMLRQWYLDTTMEWGEVGRIACEDDQVLGFIKYAPACAFPQATRMPAGPAAPDVPLLACIHIRDDARQHGLGRVLLQAALRDLSLRGEKSVQAYATTRRDDMIRSPVMGMEFLLRHGFTVARPHPEYPLLQLDLRSLATWTENLEAVLQTLRIPLGHPRRVPSPVDQA
- a CDS encoding PRC-barrel domain-containing protein; this translates as MPDVQSVTGEPVRNPKGKRFGSVTHVLFHPSEPRVVGFEIQPEPYLYVIPRRPCFVALADVEVAKKSLRLFSARPASNAAAAKKIGANWENTVIWAGMPVRSESGEAAGCVRDVRFSKMDGRVKRLALTGGMGADVAIGRQEIGGDQVQRFDGEHVVVDDAVHKAEYSGGMARRAGTSAAVAKVTAEEVAKKTVAAGRAAVKVASSSKLGKRAVGRLKAFGRAARDAMSADEED
- a CDS encoding YtxH domain-containing protein, yielding MHDYRRGGGVLGAFLLGGVIGAALGLLFAPRSGKENREMLAEAANKYWSEGKELYDTGVTKSKDLYETGVTKSKDLYETGRDVATEKTEELREKIDHARDRLKEQVDSASETAKTKVSETVPAVKEAAGKAAEVARTGIDAAEKKAQEALNFVGDKAGGKPDVADVAPEA
- a CDS encoding D-alanine--D-alanine ligase; this translates as MSREKIAVLMGGRSLEREVSLKSGQRVCDALTALGYKVLPLDVTPELTDTLRAERPDACYIALHGKNGEDGTIQELLEFLGIPYTGPGVTSSALAWDKSVAKRLFVQDNIPTPAWVTLTTDAFKEMGAATALDLVPGEVGGFPLAVKPSKQGSALGLAKVDDAEALPEALLSALSYGDAALVEKWVDGCVLAVSVLDGPEGTDGHVVLPPVEIEAKSGLFDFSAMYTAGETDYFVPARLEPGVAEEVERIARRVHALLGCRDVSRVDMVVGGDGVPYVLECNTSPGMTETSLLPMAAEAAGMSFQDVVERLIRAALERSSESA
- a CDS encoding PLP-dependent aminotransferase family protein, with the translated sequence MGTARVVFDRWEGRYAERIGAVRSSAVRDLFAAASRPDMISFSGGMPDVGRVPAHAAADAAHGAVIHAGAQALQYGSSEGRVELRQTIVELMAEIGVRLQVDDLIVTAGAQQGLDLLAKTFIDPGDVIIAEGPTYVGALQAFSAYQPDVRCIEMDEHGMRMDLLEAELRLLGPRGAKFIYTIPNFQNPGGVTLTAERRRRLLELAQEYDIPVVEDDPYGRLRFEGGHNMPLRALDDEVIYLGTFSKIFAPGLRLGWMAAPRPILAKVLLVKQAADLCGSAFAQVTAERYFAGTRWRKVLQGLTRAYAERRDAMLGALDEYFPAEAHWTRPEGGFFVWVTLPEFLDTKAMLAEAVEHGVTFVPGEAFYPDGRGRNSMRLAFCYAEPEAIWEGIRRLAEVLEDRLELYRAFIAAGAIQPAEEGAA